The following are encoded in a window of Torulaspora globosa chromosome 4, complete sequence genomic DNA:
- a CDS encoding uncharacterized protein (ancestral locus Anc_2.41) — MAEGVFQGAIGIDLGTTYSCVATYESSVEIIANEQGNRVTPSFVAFTPEERLIGEAAKNQAALNPENTVFDAKRLIGRRYDEESVQNDMKTWPFKVIDVDGSPVIEVQYLGETKTFSPQEISAMVLTKMKEIAEAKIGQKVEKAVITVPAYFNDAQRQATKDAGSIAGLNVLRIINEPTAAAIAYGLGAGKSDKERHVLIFDLGGGTFDVSLLHIAGGVYTVKSTSGNTHLGGQDFDTNLLEHFKAEFKKKTGSDISNDARALRRLRTAAERAKRTLSSVTQTTVEVDSLFDGEDFETSITRARFEDLNSSLFKSTLEPVEQVLKDAKISKSQIDEVVLVGGSTRIPKVQKLLSDFFEGKQLEKSINPDEAVAYGAAVQGAILTGQSTNDETKDLLLLDVAPLSLGVGMQGDIFGIVVPRNTTVPTIKRRTFTTVADHQTTVQFPVYQGERVNCKENTLLGEFDLKNIPPMAAGEPVLEAIFEVDANGILKVTAVEKSTGKSANITISNAVGRLSSEDIEKMVNQAEEFKAADEAFAKRHEARQRLESYVASIEQNVTDPVLSSKLKRGAKSKIEAALSDALAALEIEDASTDDLRKAEVGLKRVVTKAMSSR; from the coding sequence ATGGCTGAAGGTGTTTTCCAAGGTGCTATCGGTATCGATTTGGGTACCACTTACTCTTGTGTTGCTACTTACGAGTCCTCTGTTGAGATTATTGCCAACGAGCAAGGTAACAGAGTTACTCCTTCGTTCGTTGCATTCACCCCAGAGGAGAGATTGATCGGTGAGGCTGCCAAGAACCAAGCTGCTTTGAACCCAGAGAACACCGTCTTCGATGCCAAGCGTTTGATCGGTAGAAGATACGATGAGGAGTCTGTTCAAAACGACATGAAGACTTGGCCTTTCAAGGTGATCGATGTCGACGGTTCTCCAGTCATCGAGGTGCAGTACTTGGGCGAGACCAAGACTTTCTCCCCACAGGAAATCTCTGCTATGGTGTTGACCAAGATGAAGGAGATCGCCGAGGCCAAGATTGGCCAAAAGGTTGAGAAGGCTGTTATTACCGTTCCAGCTTACTTCAACGATGCTCAAAGACAGGCCACCAAAGATGCAGGTTCCATTGCTGGTTTGAACGTCTTGCGTATCATCAACGAACCAACCGCCGCTGCCATTGCTTACGGTTTGGGTGCTGGTAAGTCCGACAAAGAAAGACACGTGTTGATCTTCGATTTGGGTGGTGGTACTTTCGATGTCTCCTTGCTGCACATCGCTGGTGGTGTCTACACCGTCAAGTCCACTTCCGGTAACACTCACTTGGGTGGTCAAGATTTCGACACCAACTTGTTGGAACACTTCAAGGCtgagttcaagaagaagaccGGTAGCGACATCTCAAACGACGCTAgagctttgagaagattgagaacTGCTGCTGAAAGAGCTAAGAGAACCTTGTCCTCTGTTACTCAAACCACCGTTGAAGTTGACTCTTTGTTCGACGGTGAAGACTTTGAGACTTCTATCACCAGAGCTAGATTCGAAGACTTGAACTCCTCTCTATTTAAATCTACCTTGGAACCAGTCGAACAAGTATTGAAGGATGCTAAGATCTCCAAGTCTCAAATTGACGAAGTTGTCTTGGTCGGTGGTTCTACCAGAATTCCAAAGGTTCAAAAATTGTTGTctgacttcttcgaaggTAAGCAGTTGGAGAAATCTATCAACCCAGATGAAGCCGTTGCTTACGGTGCCGCTGTTCAAGGTGCTATCTTGACTGGTCAATCTACCAACGATGAGACCAAGGACTTGCTATTGTTGGATGTTGCTCCATTGTCTTTGGGTGTCGGTATGCAAGGTGACATTTTCGGTATTGTTGTCCCAAGAAACACTACCGTCCCAAccatcaagagaagaacttTCACAACTGTTGCTGACCACCAGACCACCGTTCAATTCCCAGTTTACCAAGGTGAACGTGTCAACTGTAAAGAAAACACTTTGTTGGGTGAATtcgacttgaagaacattcCTCCAATGGCTGCTGGTGAACCAGTTCTAGAAGCCATCTTCGAAGTTGACGCTAATGGTATCCTAAAGGTCACCGCCGTTGAGAAGTCTACCGGTAAGTCCGCTAACATCACCATCTCCAACGCCGTCGGTAGATTGTCTTCCGAAGAcattgaaaagatggttaaccaagctgaagaattcaaggCCGCTGATGAAGCTTTCGCCAAGAGACACGAAGCTAGACAAAGATTGGAGTCCTACGTTGCATCCATCGAACAAAACGTCACTGACCCTGTCTTGTCTTCTAAGTTGAAGAGAGGTGCCAAGTCCAAGATCGAAGCCGCTTTGTCTGATGCTTTGGCTGCTTTGGAAATTGAAGACGCCTCCACCGATGACTTGAGAAAGGCTGAAGTCGGTTTGAAGAGAGTCGTTACCAAGGCTATGTCTTCCCGCTAA
- the HO gene encoding Hop (ancestral locus Anc_2.42), translated as MFEQGTKILMADGQAKPIQHITTNSMVLCADGTVDRITSISKDEQMTYQLLQKTKHRANEGEAGRTDPLRKQIYHRLGFKCTVAHRLPLRTSAKPTLENSFKRNNYKVKWKTMEEQLTPDGRIINLPKTHHKDFPMTPEGEMLARAFMAQKEEEHGLYLEFSIQVRDLDLLEAHIRVNSFLRFGPILTGRGVLSEFLTGQKHLITPYVLDMAWLLGLWLGDGTTKEPEISVDSFDTELMKGLTERCRAWGLYPTYKDEQVPLRAKHTRLYFGEKADGNRRNRNLRKENPFWNVVLNLKFKRDLDGEKQVPSFMWSEDIQIREAFLAGLIDSDGYVVKRNEGPDAYKVSIQTIYPSIMNGIVHVSRSLGIATTVTTRSARTETIEGRKVNCHFTYDCHIAGRSPLQNVLSYCRSGHKRRPAPDEVKREPIYFGFSEEKCGQQVVYGITTESGKNIVLENKLTVHACGEHCIKEQPKFTTTKCLKHCIACPRKGVRYFYKDWSGNHRICGRCYGRYKFSGYRCLNCKYVPEAREIKKAKLRGEELGVSPDGITVSGLICGRCKGILKYDEIRGPRKGQSMIVS; from the coding sequence ATGTTCGAGCAAGGTACCAAAATACTGATGGCTGATGGCCAAGCGAAGCCAATCCAACATATCACAACTAATTCGATGGTTTTATGTGCAGACGGGACAGTAGATCGTATTacttcgatatcgaagGATGAACAGATGACTTATCAGCTCCTGCAAAAGACTAAGCATAGAGCAAACGAGGGAGAGGCTGGTCGGACTGATCCCTTGAGGAAACAGATATATCACAGACTGGGATTTAAATGCACTGTGGCTCACAGGCTGCCTTTGAGGACGTCAGCCAAACCGACGCTTGagaactctttcaagagGAACAATTATAAGGTTAAGTGGAAAACTATGGAGGAACAATTGACCCCAGACGGTCGGATAATAAACCTGCCAAAAACACATCACAAGGACTTTCCCATGACCCCAGAAGGTGAGATGCTTGCGAGAGCTTTCATGGCACAAAAGGAAGAGGAACACGGACTTTATCTGGAGTTCAGTATACAAGTCCGAGATCTGGATCTGTTAGAAGCTCATATTCGCGTCAATTCATTTCTACGGTTCGGACCTATATTGACTGGCAGAGGTGTCCTGTCGGAGTTTTTGACGGGGCAGAAACATCTTATTACTCCGTATGTGCTCGACATGGCATGGCTTCTTGGACTTTGGCTTGGCGACGGTACCACTAAGGAACCTGAAATTAGTGTCGACAGTTTTGACACTGAGCTCATGAAAGGCCTCACTGAGAGATGTAGAGCTTGGGGGTTATATCCAACCTACAAGGACGAACAGGTTCCTTTAAGAGCTAAGCACACCAGATTATATTTCGGCGAAAAGGCAGATGGCAACCGTAGAAATCGGAATCTGAGGAAAGAGAATCCGTTCTGGAATGTTGTTCTTAATCTAAAATTCAAGAGAGATCTGGATGGTGAGAAGCAGGTCCCTTCGTTCATGTGGTCTGAAGACATCCAGATTCGTGAAGCTTTTTTGGCAGGGCTTATCGACTCAGATGGCTACGTCGTCAAACGTAATGAGGGACCGGATGCTTATAAAGTTTCGATCCAGACCATATATCCATCCATCATGAATGGAATTGTGCATGTTTCTCGCTCTTTAGGAATCGCTACAACAGTAACTACCAGATCGGCAAGAACGGAGACCATTGAAGGTCGCAAGGTAAATTGCCATTTCACTTACGATTGTCACATTGCTGGACGTTCGCCACTGCAAAATGTTCTATCCTATTGTCGCAGTGGTCACAAGAGAAGGCCAGCTCCCGATGAAGTCAAAAGAGAACCCATTTATTTCGGATTCAGCGAAGAAAAATGTGGCCAGCAAGTAGTCTACGGAATCACCACAGAATCTGGTAAAAATATTGTCTTGGAGAATAAGCTCACAGTACATGCTTGTGGCGAGCATTGTATCAAGGAACAACCAAAATTTACGACAACCAAATGTCTCAAACATTGCATTGCCTGCCCACGCAAGGGCGTACGATATTTCTACAAAGACTGGTCTGGCAATCACCGTATTTGCGGCAGATGCTATGGCCGCTATAAATTTAGCGGTTACAGGTGCTTGAATTGCAAATATGTACCAGAAGCGCGAGAAATAAAGAAAGCCAAATTAAGAGGCGAAGAACTAGGAGTCTCTCCAGATGGTATCACAGTTAGCGGGCTAATATGTGGTAGGTGTAAGGGAATACTCAAGTATGATGAGATACGGGGGCCAAGAAAGGGTCAAAGCATGATAGTTTCTTAG